A stretch of DNA from Streptomyces venezuelae:
ATCCACCTCGCCCCGGTGGACGGCGGCCCGGCCCGCCGGCTCACCCACTGGGGCTCCACCGACACCCGGGTCTGCGGCTGGACCCCGCCCGACAAGGACGGCCGCAGCGACATCCTGGCCGTCTCCTCGCACGGCCAGCCCTTCTCCTACTACGCCTGGTCCTACAGCCTGCCCACCGACGGCAGCCCGGGTGGAAAGCTGCCGTGGGGCCCGGTCTCGCACATCGCGGTCCACGAGGAGGACCACGACGCAGAGGGCGCCGGGGCCCGCCACACGCTGCTGCTCACCGGCAAGCCCCCGCACGAACCCGCCGCCTGGAAGCGCTACCGCGGCGGCGCCACCGGCCGGCTGTGGCTGCACGGCAAGCGGCTCCTGGAGGACCTCGGCGGACACCTCGACTCCCCCATGTTCGTGGGCGGCAGGATCGCCTTCCTCTCCGACCACGAGGGGGTCGGCAACGTCTACTCCTGCCTGCCCGACGGCACCGGTCTGCGCCGCCACACCGACCACGAGGAGTTCTACGCCCGGCACGCCGCCAGCGACGGACGGCGGATCGTCTACCAGTGCGCGGGCGAGATCTGGCTGGTGGACTCCCTGGCCCCGGACGCCCGGCCGCGCCGCCTCCCGGTCCGCCTCGGCGGCCCGCGCGCGGGCCGGCGTACGTACCAGGTGCCCGCCGCCAGCCACGTCCAGAGCGTTGCGGTGGACACCACCGGCCGGGCCAGCGCGGTGACCGTCCGCGGCAGCCTCTACTGGCTCATCCACCGGGACGGCCCGGCCCGGACCATCGCCGACACCCCCGGGGTGCGGGTCCGGCTGCCCGAGATGCTGGGCTCCGCCGGCCAGGTCGCGTACGTGACGGACGCTGAAGGCGAGGACGCCATCGAGATCGCCTACCTGCCCCGGGCCTCCGGCGACCGGGAGCCGCGCCGGCTGGCCTCCGGCGAGCTGGGCCGGGTCCTGGAACTGGTCTCCGACCCGGAGGGGGAGCGGATCGCCATCGCCTCCGACGACGGACGGCTGCTCCTGATCAACGCAACGGAAGACTCCGACGGCGAGGTCACCGAGCTGATCCGGTCCATCAACGGGCCGGTCACCGACCTGGCCTTCTCCCCCGACGGGGCCTGGCTGACCTGGTCGCACCCCGGGATCGGGCGCTCGCTGCGCCAGATCAAGATGGCCCGGATCTCCGGACCCGGCGGACAGACCGTCGTCGACGTCACCAACGGCCGGTTCGAGGACGAGAATCCGGTGTTCACCCGGGACGGACGCTATCTGGCCTTCCTGTCCTGGCGCGGTTTCGACCCGGTGTACGACGTGCACACCGGCGACCTGTCCTTCCCGCTGGGCTGCCGCCCCTATCTGGTGCCGCTGTCCTCGGCCACCCCCTCCCCCTTCGCCCTCTCCGCCGAGGGCCGCCCGGCCGCCGGCGGACTCGACCCGCTGGAAGGGGACACCGGCGACGCCACGGTGACCGTGGAGATGGAGGGACTGGAAAGCCGGGTGACCCCGTTCCCGGTGACCGCCTCCAAGTACTCGGCCCTGCACCCGGTGGCCGGCGGCGGACTGGTGTGGCTGCGCTGGCCGATCTCCGGCGCGCTCGGCGAGACCTTCGCCAATCCGGAGCACACCAGCGGCAAACCCACCCTGGAGCACTTCGACCTCGTCAAGGCCCGCAAGACCGAACTCGCCTCCGACCTGGACTGGTTCGCGGTCAGCGGCGACGGCACCCGGCTGGTCGTCAACGACGACGGGGACCTGCGGGCGGTGCCGGCCACCGAGTCCGGCGACAGCGACTCGACCGTCTATCTGGACCTGCGGCGGATCCTGCACGAGGTCGACCCGGGAGCCGAGTGGCGGCAGGCCTTCGAGGAAGCCGGGCGGATCATCCGCGCCTACTTCTGGGAACCGAAGATGTGCGGGATCGACTGGGACGGAGTGCTGGACCAGTACCGCCCGCTGGTCGAACACGTCGCCTCCCCCGACGAGTTCGCCGACCTGCTGCGCGAGGTCCTCGGCGAACTCGGCACCTCCCACGCCTACGTCTCCCCCGCCCGCCGCAACGAAGGACCGCCGCACTACCAGCGGCCGATCGGCCTGCTCGGCGCCAACCTGGTGTGCCGGGACGGGGAATGGCTGGTCAAGCGGATCCTGCCGGGCGACTCCTCGGACTCCAAGGCCCGTTCCCCGCTGGCCGGCACCGGCATCCGCGACGGCGCCGTCCTCACCCATGTCGACGGCCGGCCGGTGGACCCGGTCGCCGGCCCCTATCCGCTGCTGGCCGCGGCCGGCGGCACCACGGTGGAGCTCACCTTCCGGCCGGCCGAGGGCGAGGGCCGGGCCCGGCGGGTGGCGGTCGTCCCCCTGGTCGACGAGCGCCCGCTGCGCTACCAGGACTGGGTGGCCAAGCGCCGGGCGGTGGTCCGCGAGCTCAGCGGCGGAAAGTGCGGCTACCTGCACATCCCCGACATGGGCGGCTCCGGCTGGGCGCAGTTCAACCGGGACCTGCGGATGGAGATGTCCCGGCCCGCGCTGATCGTGGACGTACGCGGCAACGCCGGCGGGCACATCAGCGAGCTGGTGGTGGAGAAGCTGACCCGCCGGATCCTGGGCTGGGACCTGACCCGCAACGCACAGCCCGTGTCGTACGCCTCCAACGCGCCCCGCGGCCCGGTGGTGGCACTGGCCGACGAGGCGACCTCCTCCGACGGGGACATGATCACCGCGGCGTTCAAACTGCTGGGGCTGGGCCCCGTGGTGGGCCAGCGGACCTGGGGCGGGGTGGTCGGTATGACCGGCCGCCACACCCTGGGCGACGGCACGGTGATCACGGTGCCGATGAACGCCGCCTGGTTCCCCGAGTACGGCTGGTCGGTGGAGAACCACGGGGTCGCACCGGACCTGGAGGTCCTGCGCACCCCGCTGGACTGGGCCGAGGGGCGGTACGCACAGCTCGACGACGCCGTGCACCTGGCGCTGGAGCTGCTGGAGGAGAACCCGGCCGCGGTGCCGCCGGGCTACACGGACGTACCGGACGGCCGGCGTCCGAAGCTGCCGCCGCGCTCCTGAGCCCGGGCCGGGCCGGCCTGTCCGGGCCGGGCAGCCCGGCCGGGAACGCGGAAGGGGCGCGGTTCCCCCGGCCGGGGGAACCGCGCCCTGGGCGCCGCCGGAAACCCGGGCGCCGATCAGCCGGTGCGGTGGGTCCGCTCCTGCTCGTCGGCAGCCCCGCCGGCCCCCACCAGCCCCTTGGACACCCCGGCCAGCCGGGGCTCGAACCGCTTCATCTCCCGCTGTCCAACCGTGGCGATGATGCCCGGCAGGTAGCCGCGCACCGACTGCATCCCGCGCAGCCACCACTGTGCGTACACATGGGCCGACCGCCGCTCGATGCCCGCCACGATCCGGTCCACGGCCGGCCCCAGCGGGTACGTCCGGTTCGACGGCCACGGCAGCCGCTGCCGCAGCTCCCGCATCACCTCGTCCCGGTCGGCCCCGCGCACCATGTCGGTGTCGGTCCAGGACAGGTAGCCGACCCCGACCCGGACCCCCTTGTAGCCGACCTCGGCGCGCAGGCTGTGCGCGAAGGCCTCGACTCCCGACTTGGAGGCGCAGTACGCCGTCATCATCGGGGCCGGGGTGATCGCGGCGAGCGAGGCGATCTGGAGGAAGTAGCCGCGGCTCTCCATCAGCACGGGCAGGAAGGCCCGGGCGGTCACGGCGCCGCCGATCAGGTTCACCTCGATGACCCGGCGCCAGGCGTCCGGATCGGAGTCGGCGAACGGACCGCCGGCCGCGACCCCGGCGTTGGCGATGACGATGTCCACCTTGCCGAAGCGCTGCTTGACCTCCTGGGCGACCCGGGCCATGGCCTCGTGGTCGGTGACGTCCGCGTACCAGTGGTCGCTGTCGGTGTGCAGCCGCTCCGAGACCTCCTTGAGGGCCTCCGGCTCCAGGCCCACCAGGGCGATCCTCGCGCCGCGGGCGGAGAGTTTGCGGGCGAGCAGCTCCCCGACCCCGCGGGCCGCCCCGGTGACCACGGCGACCTGGCCTTCCAGACTCCTGCGAGCGCTCACGAAGCCTTCTCCTTCATCTCGTTCTGCCCGGTCGGTCCGGTCAGCCGGGCGAGTTCGCGGATCGCGCGGGTGACGGCCTCGGGGGCCTCGATCGGGGTCATGTGTCCCATGCCGGTCAGTTCGGTGAGCCCGACGCAGTGCGGCAGGGCGGCGGC
This window harbors:
- a CDS encoding SDR family oxidoreductase; translated protein: MSARRSLEGQVAVVTGAARGVGELLARKLSARGARIALVGLEPEALKEVSERLHTDSDHWYADVTDHEAMARVAQEVKQRFGKVDIVIANAGVAAGGPFADSDPDAWRRVIEVNLIGGAVTARAFLPVLMESRGYFLQIASLAAITPAPMMTAYCASKSGVEAFAHSLRAEVGYKGVRVGVGYLSWTDTDMVRGADRDEVMRELRQRLPWPSNRTYPLGPAVDRIVAGIERRSAHVYAQWWLRGMQSVRGYLPGIIATVGQREMKRFEPRLAGVSKGLVGAGGAADEQERTHRTG
- a CDS encoding S41 family peptidase; translated protein: MSQVAYLRFPHLHDDLLCFAAEDDLWVAPLVADGEAPGRAWRITVDRTRVGHPRFSPDGRHIAFTTWRSLDPEIHLAPVDGGPARRLTHWGSTDTRVCGWTPPDKDGRSDILAVSSHGQPFSYYAWSYSLPTDGSPGGKLPWGPVSHIAVHEEDHDAEGAGARHTLLLTGKPPHEPAAWKRYRGGATGRLWLHGKRLLEDLGGHLDSPMFVGGRIAFLSDHEGVGNVYSCLPDGTGLRRHTDHEEFYARHAASDGRRIVYQCAGEIWLVDSLAPDARPRRLPVRLGGPRAGRRTYQVPAASHVQSVAVDTTGRASAVTVRGSLYWLIHRDGPARTIADTPGVRVRLPEMLGSAGQVAYVTDAEGEDAIEIAYLPRASGDREPRRLASGELGRVLELVSDPEGERIAIASDDGRLLLINATEDSDGEVTELIRSINGPVTDLAFSPDGAWLTWSHPGIGRSLRQIKMARISGPGGQTVVDVTNGRFEDENPVFTRDGRYLAFLSWRGFDPVYDVHTGDLSFPLGCRPYLVPLSSATPSPFALSAEGRPAAGGLDPLEGDTGDATVTVEMEGLESRVTPFPVTASKYSALHPVAGGGLVWLRWPISGALGETFANPEHTSGKPTLEHFDLVKARKTELASDLDWFAVSGDGTRLVVNDDGDLRAVPATESGDSDSTVYLDLRRILHEVDPGAEWRQAFEEAGRIIRAYFWEPKMCGIDWDGVLDQYRPLVEHVASPDEFADLLREVLGELGTSHAYVSPARRNEGPPHYQRPIGLLGANLVCRDGEWLVKRILPGDSSDSKARSPLAGTGIRDGAVLTHVDGRPVDPVAGPYPLLAAAGGTTVELTFRPAEGEGRARRVAVVPLVDERPLRYQDWVAKRRAVVRELSGGKCGYLHIPDMGGSGWAQFNRDLRMEMSRPALIVDVRGNAGGHISELVVEKLTRRILGWDLTRNAQPVSYASNAPRGPVVALADEATSSDGDMITAAFKLLGLGPVVGQRTWGGVVGMTGRHTLGDGTVITVPMNAAWFPEYGWSVENHGVAPDLEVLRTPLDWAEGRYAQLDDAVHLALELLEENPAAVPPGYTDVPDGRRPKLPPRS